A section of the Pseudomonas flavescens genome encodes:
- a CDS encoding ABC transporter substrate-binding protein — protein sequence MRPSCSLIAAVTLGLASSFASAAVVVPDRLKDADKLTYCSGMDSPPLVSFDAAQKPQGLAVDLGLQIAKRLGDKQVAWRVIPFSGLVPALLASQCDLIVDQLFDKPERREVIDIVNYMYSSQSVVVPKGNPKGIEALDDLSGHKVAVLNGSTIKTLLDAENETLAKAGKPPMKLVVYNTDTDAFQALRISQVDAYGTTVETAGYYAAMAPDLFQEGVPAFGRILTGIGIRKDDPQLSAAVQQVITDMRADGSYAQLLGKWHVDSDKLD from the coding sequence ATGCGCCCTTCGTGTTCCCTCATCGCCGCGGTCACCCTCGGTCTGGCCTCCTCGTTCGCATCGGCCGCCGTGGTGGTGCCCGATCGCCTGAAAGATGCCGACAAGCTGACCTATTGCTCCGGGATGGACTCCCCACCGCTGGTGTCCTTCGACGCGGCGCAGAAACCGCAAGGGCTCGCCGTGGACCTTGGTTTGCAGATCGCCAAACGGCTGGGTGACAAGCAGGTGGCGTGGCGTGTCATTCCCTTCTCCGGGCTGGTGCCTGCCCTGCTGGCCAGCCAGTGCGACCTGATCGTCGATCAGCTGTTCGACAAGCCGGAGCGGCGCGAGGTCATCGACATCGTCAATTACATGTACTCCAGTCAATCGGTGGTGGTCCCCAAGGGCAACCCGAAGGGCATCGAGGCGCTGGACGACCTGTCCGGTCACAAGGTCGCCGTGCTGAACGGCTCGACCATCAAGACCCTGCTCGACGCCGAGAACGAGACACTCGCCAAGGCCGGCAAGCCGCCCATGAAGCTGGTGGTCTACAACACCGACACCGATGCCTTCCAGGCTCTGCGCATCAGCCAGGTAGACGCCTATGGCACCACGGTGGAAACCGCAGGCTACTACGCTGCCATGGCGCCGGACCTGTTTCAGGAAGGCGTACCGGCGTTCGGTCGCATCCTCACCGGCATCGGCATCCGCAAGGACGACCCGCAACTCTCCGCCGCCGTCCAGCAGGTGATCACCGACATGCGTGCTGACGGAAGTTATGCACAGCTGCTCGGCAAGTGGCACGTCGACAGCGACAAGCTGGACTGA